From the genome of Streptacidiphilus rugosus AM-16, one region includes:
- a CDS encoding SDR family oxidoreductase, whose amino-acid sequence MTVQKVAVVTGASSGIGAATARGLAAAGYRVALVARRADRLEALAKEIGDAASVHVVDVTDRAAVDAFAASLDRVDVLVDNAGGAFGADPVGTADPADWQRMYEVNVLGVLHVTQALLPALRASGDGVILILSSTAALATYEGGGGYVAAKMGAHAIAGTLRLELVGEPIRVIEIAPGMVRTDEFALTRFGGDAAKAAAVYAGVAEPLTAEDVADTIVWSVTRPPHVNIDLLVVRPRAQAANHKVHRA is encoded by the coding sequence ATGACAGTGCAGAAGGTCGCGGTCGTCACGGGCGCCAGCAGCGGCATCGGCGCGGCGACCGCGCGCGGGCTGGCCGCGGCGGGTTACCGCGTCGCGTTGGTCGCCCGCCGGGCGGACCGGCTGGAGGCTCTGGCCAAGGAGATCGGCGACGCGGCGAGCGTCCACGTGGTGGACGTCACCGACCGCGCGGCGGTGGACGCGTTCGCCGCGTCGCTGGACCGGGTGGACGTCCTGGTCGACAACGCGGGCGGCGCGTTCGGCGCGGACCCGGTCGGCACGGCGGACCCCGCGGACTGGCAGCGGATGTACGAGGTGAACGTGCTGGGCGTGCTGCACGTGACGCAGGCGTTGCTGCCCGCGCTCCGCGCCTCGGGCGACGGGGTGATCCTGATCCTCTCCTCGACGGCGGCACTGGCCACCTACGAGGGCGGCGGCGGCTACGTGGCGGCGAAGATGGGCGCGCACGCGATCGCGGGGACGCTCCGCCTGGAACTGGTCGGCGAGCCGATCCGGGTGATCGAGATCGCTCCCGGCATGGTCAGGACGGACGAGTTCGCGCTGACCCGCTTCGGCGGCGACGCCGCGAAGGCCGCGGCGGTGTACGCGGGCGTGGCGGAGCCGCTGACCGCGGAGGACGTGGCGGACACGATCGTCTGGTCGGTGACCCGGCCCCCGCACGTGAACATCGACCTCCTGGTCGTCCGCCCCCGCGCCCAGGCGGCGAACCACAAGGTGCACCGCGCCTAG
- a CDS encoding 2-oxo-4-hydroxy-4-carboxy-5-ureidoimidazoline decarboxylase produces the protein MACCGSRRWAIRIAAHRPYPDVDSLLAAASEASYDMSHRDLTEALADESCMPQPLLGMRAPGSNAARTALRAAHAAYEARFGHVFVVSLDDCPPEEMLDRVLASIRTRLANDPDEERSTTAEELRRITINRLAHLVASHASAAS, from the coding sequence CTGGCCTGCTGCGGAAGCCGACGCTGGGCGATAAGGATCGCCGCGCACCGGCCGTACCCGGATGTCGACTCCCTGCTGGCCGCCGCCAGCGAGGCGTCGTACGACATGTCGCACCGTGACCTGACCGAGGCGCTCGCCGACGAGAGCTGCATGCCCCAGCCCCTGCTGGGCATGCGGGCGCCGGGGAGCAACGCCGCGCGGACCGCGCTCCGCGCCGCGCACGCCGCGTACGAGGCGCGGTTCGGGCATGTGTTCGTGGTCTCACTGGACGACTGCCCGCCGGAGGAGATGCTGGACCGGGTGCTCGCCAGCATCCGCACCCGGCTCGCCAACGACCCCGACGAGGAGCGCAGCACCACCGCCGAGGAACTGCGCCGCATCACCATCAACCGGCTCGCCCACCTCGTCGCGTCTCACGCTTCGGCGGCTTCGTGA